The genomic segment CAGAGCTCAGGTACCACAGGCCGTAAACCGTCCCGGTTACCAACGCCATTATCGTGGCAAGGCCGCCGAATACAAAGATGGTGATGCGCATCACCCACACGATCTCACGGTCAGACGcctgaagagacagagaggagtgGAAGAGCGATCGTTGCATACGCAGAACAAGCCGGAAAAACATTGGGTTTTGTCGCATTTCGCTCTGGTACTCACCGACTGTCTGAAGGCGAGCTGGTAGATGTTCCTCGCAAACATGGAGCTCGCTGAGAGGATGGAAGAGTCTGCAGATGACATGACGGCGGCAGACACCGCACCGAGGCCGAAAAAAGAGACGAATGGCGGGCAAAGGTGTTGGAGCACGATGGGTAGAATCATGTCTGCTTGCTCCTTGTCTTTAGGGGCGATGGCACCATAACTTGTCTGGTTCCAGTCTGAAGGAGGGAGAGATTtaatgaaattgaaaaaaatatgttaaaatatcCAATGATCATATCAAAAACCCAACTTTTCCAGATGattcagacacaaaacaatttGTAATTCTGATGTTgtcaaaatatcagaaaataatgttttaacaAATTTTCGGCTCATCAAACCAGTAAAATGCAAATAGACGATGTGGAACCTTTATGTGACTTTGTCCATTTTTAAGTTTGTCATGAGAACTCgtgtttctcagttttttttttttgtcttttttttcttgttaaaacaaaacaaactgtaaattcAGATGTTCACGAGGAATCTGACGCCTAAAAATCTGGAGATCAAACCTCTAATTTGGTCCCTCGCCTCACTCTAATGTAATATTTACACGAGCAGCGTGGTTATTAAATGGATCGCTGCTTCATTATGGATGAGGGGAACCAGCTGCTATTTACCAGGCTCTCTCAGATCTAAGGGCAACATGGACCCATCCAGAGCCtccccacaaacaaacaaacacacatacacacacacacacacacacacacacacacatacacacacagtctatGCATCTGCAGTCTCATGTATGAGCTCTCTAACCTGTGGAGGCCCCGATGGCTCCGATGAGAACGGAGGGCACAGCCATGACGAGGCAGCCGAAAGCAGCCAGGAAGGACAGGACCTGGGCGTAGGTGGCGGAGGAGGCAGACAGGACTCTTTGGAAATACACCTGCCAGGGTATTCCTCCCAGCATCTGCAGGTCGGTCAGAGGCCAGTGAGTAACATTCGCAGAGCCCCGACACAGACTTAGGACCTGTCCACACTTACACAGGTATTTCTTAAAACTTTGCTTTTCCTTtgctttttggccttttgtgCACATTTAAATCATGTTTCAGGTAATATGTGATATGCATCTTAAAAACACCGGTGTACGTACTGGTAAGACTGGTAACACTCTACAGTAACGCTAGATGAATTAACACTTTGGAACTTAACATTAACTAATAGTTAACTAGTGTGTCCAATAATCATTTATGAATGGTGTTCATGTCAACTAGGTTATTCATTTATACATAGAgctttgagtctcattcccaactcgtcaaatagtTATGCTGTAGGATTGCATCAGTCAGTTATCTCACCAACTCGAGCTTGAGTAGTTAATGATAGTAAAATGCTGTTAATCAAGGGAAACATCAACTTTGAGTTTATTAACACAGTAATAAGCACTGAGGGAGCGTTATCCAATGTCTTTAGTGAACATCTTTTCTCCtgttatttaattgttttaattgcaTTTGACTATGCAGTTTATCTTCATGTAGGAATGACTTAACTTACAGTCTGTTCATTAATCAGTGTGCATGTTATAATGTATCAACAATAATCATGAATCATAATCAACCATGAATGAATGCGAATGAATGTGTCCCTTATCGTAAAGTCGATAACATGTTTTAAGAGAGAGCACATTACCGTTAAAtagacatttgtttaaaaactgtttgttCTTAATTAAGTGGTTTAGCTGTGAACTTCATGACATATACGTTCATTAACATCTGTATGAAACCATCAACTAATATTACTTAGTACCTTAATTAACATGTAAATCCCCAATAAATGTTAACCAAACGGTTTCTCAGTgcttattattttatttgttaactGTTCAATAAGACTTTTCACTAGCATTTTAATAAACTATTAGACaatgtgtaaataaatactTTAGATAACATGAACACCATTAGTTCGCAGTTTGTCCATGCTTGTTACTGCATCGCCTAATGGTTACTAATGTACCCTTATTTTAAAGGGTTACCCACATACTTTTGACCAAGTAATCCTATGAAATTAATTTGTCTACAACATTTCAAatgcaaagaaagaaataaagaaagaaatgtccATCACATGTTACTAAAGCCAAAGCTATCACATTTGAAAGGCTATAATGAGCAAAATACAGACTTTTCCTCCCATCCGTGATTTCACTaatgatcaaaatgatcaacagacGCTTGGGAAAGTGTTTTGAATCTGACTGATTACTGTACCAGGAGGCAGAAGTTGTCGATCCAGACCCAGGTGTCGCTCTGGTGGACGCTGCCTCTCCAGGGCGACTGGTACACCTGCTTCACTGCAGTCACAGTGATGTCCGACACCGCAGGGTTGGTCAAAGCAAAGGGCACACTGATCCACTGTAGACAGCCCCAAACAAGTACAGTAATAAATCAAAAattcactttttcattttagGACAATTTGTAAAAAGCAAATCTTTGCAGCGTCATTTCATATCACTTCATCCCCATGGAACAACATTCATGACCATTTTGTGCAGAATTCTTTTTTGGTATATTCTAAGTCAAGGTCAAAGTACGCGTGGCGTGGCAGATACAGTGAATCTACTCAAGAAGGGTAATTAAGAATAGTGTTTTACATTATCTGCTTTACATGAACCTACCAGGCCAACAAAGATACAGAAGAGCTGCACAACGTCAGTGTAGGCCACAGAGTACAGTCCTCCGACCAGGGTGTAGAAGATGGCAATGAGTGCAGAGATGACCACTGACATCTTGATGTTGATGTCCACGATGACACTCAGAGTGGCACCTAAGGTCACGAGGAAAGGGACGAAAAGGGTATTACGGCCACAGAAACATCTCCAACAGAACCTTTCGTTCTGTGGAAGACTGAAACACGAACTTACCAAGGGCGGACAAGATGGCGGCGGACCAGAAGATCTCGCCCATGAGTGCAGGTATGAAGAGCAGGCCGCCCATGCGTTTCCCGTACAGCTGCTGGAAGGGGTCCAACATGGTGACGTAACCTCGCGAGCGCATGGGCTTGGCGAAGAAAAGACCACCTGGGACGGAGACATGACAGGGTGAGAACAGAGGCACCACCCagaagctgagagagagagaggggctcTAAATCTAGACCAAACTGCCCTTTGTGGTGTCGTTTATAGCTATATATGGTTCCTTTAAATGGATTTGTTCAAATTGACAAAaccataaataaaacacacacagcacaaaaaGAGGCCAACGTTTAACACACAGGCCTGAGACCTAACAATCATTTCTATCAGGTCTGCGGTCAATAAGTCATCACATTAATGTGTGGGAAAATAAGTCatgtcacacactgtctcaACATGCCATGAACACGTAACAGCACTCACCCACAACAAGACTGAGGGCATATCCAAAGGGAGCTTGTGCCCAGGCCAAGCCGTAATCCGGCAGATAGACGTACTCAGCTGTGCCATTGATGTATCCTCCTCCAACCCAGGTCGctaaaaaatcacacacacacacacacaaacacacacacacacacacacacacacacacacacacacacatcacatacCGAGTCCAAAGAATCAGCACTGGAGAAATTCAGATTGAGGGCAGGTGATTTGTGCTAAAATAAATATCAGTTCAAATAATTTTAAAGGCTAATGTGGCACTTATCGGGAAAACATTAGTCTCTTCAATGAGGAAAATCCATGAAATGCCAATGCAAGACCAATTTTGAATCAAGGACATTGTCTTAAATCTGGTCGGTGACTTTTTCcctcaaaaaacacaacaaacaaacaaacaaaataccgAAATGACCGAAAAAACAGGATTATCCAACTCCAACAGCTGATTCTTcacatgttaaagggatagcagattaaacttgttaaaacagacatttggaagactttaaaaaaaacaaacaacaacaaaaaaacactcatcCCTCCTAAAAATCAAAGTGCAATTGAGCCATGAATCCAAACTTCACCTGTCATGGTGAATCCACCGACGAACAGTCCAATGTCTCTCCCTCCCACCATGATGGTTTCGCTGCGGTCGGTGCCCTCCGCCTCCCCGGAGTGTTTGTTCTTCCATGCCGCCCAGATGCCCACGAACAGGATGAGGAGATAGAAGATCGCGATAGCCACAAGCCCCTCTACATGGATGGTCATTGTCGCACCGGTCTTCCGCTAGGAACGGGGGGGCATGGAGACCTGCTTGGCGCACGGAGAGGAGGCGCTCAGATCGTAAAGTCTGACTGACATTCGGCTTTTATTAGGTTTTATCTTGTCTTATATCTCTCTTTatctgttttggtttgtttgaaaagcattaaaaatgtaatttttttttagcgCGATTAAGAGGTCCAACTTACAAAGAAAAGACGCGTTGACTTGTTGAAATAGGAAATTCAAAGTTGAATAGTCCATAAGAAGGAAGGGTCCTCTGCCGATTTCATACATGTCGTGCGCTCTTTGGACGCTGAACGCGTTCTTTTCTTGAAATCTGACTTTCAACTCAGTACAGATCGACTGAGATGAAGCTTACTCTCGATGATCATAATgagtaaagaaaaaagaacccAGTAACCTCGAatgattttttatatttttatttctctgactAAAATATGCAGTAAGCTTCAAATATTACAAAGTTcaaccaaataaaaataaataataattctcaagataataaaaaaaaacaaaaaactaatcaAATCTGTGAGAATTGGTTTAAGATTAATCACAGCTGGCCCTCGAATAGGACTTCGGTTTCCTTGTCTGTCTCCTTTCGTCCTTCTATCCGGACACCCGCGCGTAAAACTCAAATTACGCACAGCATCCACAACACAAATATATCTGTGAGCTAAGATCGAGTGAGTCTCAACCAAATCCTATAATTCATGATGAACTGTCACCTAAACATGTCCGTCAAACAAATGAGATATCATCCTCTAAAAGACCATTTCATAAACAGCCGGCAGAAGCTTAGAAGAACGCGCACAAAACTTACCTCAAGTGTTTCTAGAGTCATGTGCTGGAGCACCTGAGGAAGAAAACAGTGCGCGGGTCAGCTGGGCGGTTTATAAGAGCCTCGTCTCCacctttttggacccgccaggAACGGTTGAATGAAACGCTGGTGGAGGTCTCCTGGATGACTTACTGAAGCTTATAAGGGGGGACAGGTGCCGTCAGAGGACTGATACACACGTCAGAGCCACCAAACGTCCCTCTTAATGAGGACCCTGCACGGAAACACGTCACAGTGTGCCGGCTGATCTGACTGGAGGAGGCCGGGAGAGATTCCTTTACTCAATAAAAAGGATGGATGGGGCatcttactttcttttttttctcctcagtttTTTACTGAACCACTCAGTGGCGTGACATGAATTTTAATACGAGGGTTGCGTTTTTACGCATTAAGTAATCAATAAAGTGAGGAGGAGTCGGACGCTTCACGCAGCTCCTGCTCCTTCAGCTCAGTGCTTAACGGCAGCCTAATTGCGCAGCCATACTTCATGTGGCCTTTTATCCGCTGTCACCCTGTGCCCGGCGCCCGGCCGGCATTTCACCTTACAACCGCAATTAACTTTGCTCCACAGAAAACTGTTTTTGCGCAACTGTCGTGGAGAAAGTCgccctttaaaataaaaatgcgGAGAGATACacttatttaaaagaaaaagactcaAATTGAATTCCCATCCAGTTCTTGTTCGTCGAGACTCTCCACTCtttccccccacacacacacctttgagCAATTagaaatcatttaaatgtacCGTGTCTGTCACTTTCCCTCCTGGATATGAACTGTGTCTACTTAATGGCCCCCTGTGCCTGCGGTTATCTAATGCGGGCAACTCTTGTCGAAACTGACAGGCATCCAATTAGGATGGATCCTGAGGAGCGACGGGGAGATTTAATGATACAGTCCGACTTTAAAGAAGCCTCTGGCACACGGAACCACACAGAGGGTCACCACACACTCGCGCAAACAGCACAACGAAGGGAAGTATTTACTAAAGAAGGAGTTTTCTCATTAAGAGAGACGGTGACAAGCTTATTGTGACCGCTAAATGCAGACAGCGCCCCCTTCTGGCCACAGAGCTGCTTCAGCCCCATGGACAAGAGGCTCCTATATTTAGTCGAAGGTTAACCTTACTAGAAAacttttgaattattattttttcccccatttttattttatttgaaataagTATTGCACAATCAAACAGCCTACAAGTACACATACATGTTCAGGTATTTTCCTTTCTCCCAtccttctttattttttactccGTCCCTCCACACATCCACCCAAATCTCTTTGAGGAACTATAACACAGAATACATGGTaaggaaaacaaacatacaaaaaaaacaaaaaaacagcggACAAACAAGGCTGAACTTAATCAAACCCCAAAATAAATAGAACGGGGTGGAAAATACAACAGGGAGGATGTTCCAGGTGTCATCTAAAAGTAGATGCATTCAGAATCGGATGGTGTCCAGAGGAGACGATAGGCTGCCATCTTTTGCAGAGATTGGCAGATGAACCTCTCGGGGAATGTTTCACCTTCTCTTGCGACACAAAGGACTTTCAGCCAGTTCACCAAGACGTGGCGGAAGGTGGATTTGGGCTTCTGACGAGTGAAGCAAAAGCTTCACTTAATTTGAACAATAAACCAAACTAAATGAAAGCTTGTAATATAGCTTCACTTCTTTCCAAGCTCTGGCTAACATTTCCTGATGAACCTCTTCCTCTCATCTATTAATATGATTTCTTAAATGAGGAATATTTATTTGACTCTGCTTGAATGGCTCAGTTGTACATCATTTGGTGGAGCCTCAATTTACCAAGCATAAAATTACAAATAAGGCCAATTTAACAAGTTAACTAGAATATGGTCGACTTGACCGTGTTACACCGATGCCAAAACCTAAAACATCCGCTAGACAGCTGGAAAGCTTCCTAACTGCATGTTTGACAGATGGCTGGCACGTGACCTTGACACTTCTTCAAGCCAAGCACTGAAGCTGAGCCTCTATGTATTTGTGGCTCGATGATGCGAGACATAAACACACGTTCCTCAATTATGCCATTATAAACAGATACAGAGCAAAACATCACTGCAAAAAATGAACTTTCTGGATAAAACCATAAAAAGGAATCCTCTGAACTTGtataaacaaatgtttatgtttaacCAAATAACGTGTTCAGGGCTCAAGGACTTGAGGTTTAATGAGCAGCTGTTGCTGGCAGCGCTCAAGATGTTCGTGAGAGAAAGAGACGCACACACCGAAAGAGAGAGGAGACCCACAGATACAAACAATGTTCATTTGCCATCGCATTTATTCTTTCAACACATATAATGtcataaacaaaacacagacagccTGTTTGATGATATAGTGTAAAGAAAGGGTCTACAACTTGTCTGACGCTAAAAGTGCTCGGAGGCTCCTTGTTTTGAAATAGACGTCTGGAGGATCTCACAAGGACCCTCTTGTTctgaaaaatattaaatcagaTGGTCGGAGGTTATGAAATTTGAGTGAAGCACCTCTCTGAAATGTCTCACCGTTAGAACAAAATACTACAAAAACAATGTGGGAACCTTAAAGTCATTCTGAGTGAAATTCTTCGACccatttatataaaaatacatatacagGAGCAGGATTAAAGTAACACATAGATAGATTTTTACTGGAAATGTCTCcttgcaagaaaaaaacattacagtACATTTATACTCAACTTTCAGGATGTCCCAATTTTAAACATACCAACGGaaacaaaagcagaattttcAGTTTGCGATTCTtaccttaaagcaacattatgcagaaattggcattttgcgTGATCTGGCGCCCGCCACAGGTCccgagtgcaacaccactgtcatgaCTACAAATCCCACGTCTTTAACAATCGGACAGACGTAATGTTGGTGCttactacaaacaaaactcatcacatcataacaatgtcCTACGTTTTAAACTtatatcttgaagtaaacatgtatatGACCCTGTGATCCGactctctcactgaagttacacagtgcagaaacaagtgatggaggGGCTGAGACACAGACACCTGTTACAAGACGCTGTTCCATCACAATGATTTTAAAGCTGGTATTTGAAGGTTAAAAAAATGGACATAAAGTTGCTTCAAAATCATTCCGATGGTACAATATGTTTGGTTCAAGACAAAAGTTTAAGCGACATAACATTGTAATGCGTTTTGGTTGTAGTTAGCACTTACATTATGTCCGACAAatcatcacagacctgagatttGACAGTGATTTGACAGAAACCGTGCGGGGCGCCAAATCGTACAAAATGTTGCTTCAAGCCAAATTAATCAAGTACCTaatcactttacatttttttttttattatataaaacatgtATCTGTGAGGTTTTCTCTGGTTGGTGAAACTGTAAAAACGTTCATTCATTCACAACTTAAAGAACTAAATTCACAAAACCTAGCAGGAATTGGTTTGCACCCCACACACTCTGGTAATCCATCCTCTAGTTAATATATTAACCTACGAACAAAATCCTTTTAAAACAAGACATGACTTTAGAGGTCCACTCAAGATTTGTCAGTATTTGACCAGTTGGAAATTCTTACAAATCTAAACATCCTAAACCACCCATTATAAAAAGAATTGTACCCTGATACTTTAGTATAATTGTAAGCATAATTTTTGgggaaaataattaatttttgaTTGAGTGTTTCAAGGCTATATTGTAGTTTCTGCCATTTGTGATACTTGTAGGACTAAAAATGAAGTTTACAGACatttatgaaatattaaaatatataaaatagaatataattatttcaaaatattttatcaTACATTGTCAGTTATTCCTTTTTGCCTTGAGACTTCTCGTACACAGTGAAACACCTCTCACTTGCTGTGCAGCTTGTTTGAGGTGACCACACACTCTCATCTGTACAGAAGTGGTTTTTAATGCAAGCTTTCAGTCAGAGACGGAACAAGAGGATCAAAGGCTGCATGAAAATAAGTTGTGCAGATGTtcttggatttttttgttgtctgcctTTGAATCACTGAAGTACCACCATTAGTAAATTGTAAAATTTGTTTtactatattttttttctttcaatgaaataaggcaaagatagaaaaaaaaaaaaagcttttgaagTTTGGATTTTAAAGCAAGCTTTGCAGGCTAATTAGGCTAATTGACTTGACATTCACTTTATGACTATCACTCCCTCAGTTGTTACAGCTAGGTTAACAATATCTGAACACTTAGTTGCAAGTAACAATATGTACAAGACAATCTACTGGGTTCTGGAAAACATTCAGTCTTCGATATGCAAAACTcattttttacagcaaattgagaaaagagaaacattcATCGAACATGAGCAGAGCTGCATGAAGTATTTAGCTGCAGTTAGGAAATAGCAACTGTCGTTTTTAATGAGACAATGAGATGGATGATTGGCTTTTGTCAATCAGAAAATTTGCCTCCGCTGAAGAGGTATGTGAACTTTTGTGGTGCGTCAAACATGAATAATGGTTTATTTATAGAAGCGCTAagagacagaggaaaacaaaaataagaaaatggaGCATTTGGCATTTTTCAGAGGCGGATATCATTTCTAAGATCCTTCCTTACAGGTTGTTTTGGATACATTATCTGAATATATAAAGACCACGGAGATGGACACTAATAGCTTAGCTAAGATTGGTAATTGTAAGCCTGTGGACAAAGGGCATAAAACCTTGAGTTCTCGTCTCTTCAAGGAAACTGGTGCGTGTCATTTATGAGACGCTGAGAGTTTAAGGGCTACAACATACAAGATATGACACATACCAACAATATGTCTTTTCTACAAGACATCTGGTGTATTCATGCTCTCTAAAATGAAGAAGCTCAATAACTTATATCAGTTTCAGCTGAAGATATTAAGAAATGGGGGcaatttttaaagaatttttaAGCCAATGTGTGTGTTTCGCATTGACTTAGCCCCGTCAGTGGACACATTACTACCAGAGAATCAAATCGTGTTCTCATTTTTCGAGTGACATCCAAAATCCATCTGAATACCACATTAAAGACACAACTATCTCATTGCACCACTGAAAACAGGCTCAACCCATCTTTCATAAAAGACCTCCATGGATGCTGTTACTTTCCGCCTGTCCGTCTTCATGCCCTCACgttctcattgttttgatttgatctggaaaaaaatgagaaaagcaGGGAATCAGCAAAATATAACCACCATAAAGAGCAGCAACAGCCTAATTGGGGCACCCTCGATTCACACAGCACTGTTAGTCCAGAAATTCCCTATGGGTCACTTGACTAAAATAAGACTACAGTCACTATAACACAGAATACATGGTAAGGaaattaaataatatattttaaagcTTCACAGTAACACAATATTTAAAAAGGTACAGTGTGTAATATGTAGTGGCATCTAGCAGAACAGacttggcagaaatggaatttaatgttcataatgttttattaaGTGTACAATCACCTGATGATAAGAGtcgttgtgttttcattaccttAAAATGAGCCATTTATATCTAAATAAGGAGCGGGTCCACGTTCACGGAGGCAACTATGTTGCACTGATATGTATTTACAGttgcccagaatggacaaacctgGCACTAGTGAGGgacttttgcattttgcattgaCGGCGGAAATGACCGGTTTGAAAGACAGAGAAGAATAGCGAGCGGCTACTGTTTCCTACCAAACAATTTATATTGTGAGAAGTTTGAAACCACAATCTGATAAAGGATGAATGCCAAATCACAGAGCGTGAATCACtggcaaagaaacaaaaactccAAGACGCTAAACAATATAGTGAtggcataaaacaataataaacattgTTAAGTGTGAGTTGACTTTCCCAGATGGAAA from the Sparus aurata chromosome 4, fSpaAur1.1, whole genome shotgun sequence genome contains:
- the slc5a7a gene encoding high-affinity choline transporter 1 yields the protein MTIHVEGLVAIAIFYLLILFVGIWAAWKNKHSGEAEGTDRSETIMVGGRDIGLFVGGFTMTATWVGGGYINGTAEYVYLPDYGLAWAQAPFGYALSLVVGGLFFAKPMRSRGYVTMLDPFQQLYGKRMGGLLFIPALMGEIFWSAAILSALGATLSVIVDINIKMSVVISALIAIFYTLVGGLYSVAYTDVVQLFCIFVGLWISVPFALTNPAVSDITVTAVKQVYQSPWRGSVHQSDTWVWIDNFCLLMLGGIPWQVYFQRVLSASSATYAQVLSFLAAFGCLVMAVPSVLIGAIGASTDWNQTSYGAIAPKDKEQADMILPIVLQHLCPPFVSFFGLGAVSAAVMSSADSSILSASSMFARNIYQLAFRQSASDREIVWVMRITIFVFGGLATIMALVTGTVYGLWYLSSDLVYVIIFPQLLSVLFIKGTNTYGSVAAYLFGMLLRIGGGEPYLRLPPFIYYPGWTTEQRMHPMTGEMEEVVIQKFPFKTVSMLASFLGNVAVSYLAKYLFESGKISHKYDFLDAVVSKHSGEIMDKTTLVTRGNNIGLSEMSAVKPRLSVTLAAAFTRRDTLPKETVEEEEESSPDSSHHDEE